GCATGAAATGCCTCACTATCAAAAAGGCGAACATTTAACGTTTTACTAAATTTATTTAGCAAAGGAGCTAATTCCTTTTCAAAAACGTCAGCTCGCTCTTCACGGGTAAGACTAAGCCAAAGATCAGTGGCTCTGTATAAAATCAGAATGGTGTATGTCTTTTTCATGCTGCAATATCCACCCTTGATATTTGCCGCACATTTACATATGTAAAGAAATTACCGCTTTCGCCTAATTCTGCTTAGCTGTGTGGGTGTAATGCCTAAATAAGAGGCTATATGGTATTGAGGAATTTGTTGTTCTAAATTGGCAAACTGCTTCTGAAAGATAGCGTAGCGTTCATCGGCATCTAAGAGTACGATTTCAACCTCACGTTGCTCTTTTTGAACAAAAAAGTACTCCGCCAGTTTCCTCGACATCCTTTCTAAATCGGGGTGACTGTCGTACAAATCTGTCAATTTAGCATAATCTGCCACCCAAATCTCACAATCTGTTAGTGCTTCCTGAATAATTTGATTTGGCTGACCTGAGATAAAAGAAGCGTAACCGCCAATAAAACAGGGCTCTTGAAAAAAGTGTTTATTATACTCTTTCCCGTCGGTAGTTCTGTAAAATGCTCGTATAATTCCAGACTTTAGAAAACCCATTTCTCTAGCATAGACACCGGCATCAATGAAAATTTCTCCTTTTTTAAGATACTTTTGCTTAAAGATATTTTCAAATGCACTTTTCATTTTCGCCGATATAGGCGAAATATTATTAACAAACTGAAACAATGATTCTAAAGCGTGCATTTTGAGTTTAAATCTAATTATTTTCTAAACTATTAGATGTCAATATAATAGTTTCCAAACATTAACTATCAGAAAATCAAGATTCCTATATAAAAGCCATTCTCAGCAAATCTTTCACGTAAAATATATCGTTCTTATTCTTTTAACAATTTACTCCTAAAACCAAATGTTAACTTCAATCAAAACAGTTTTATTTTCAATATTCACGATTGCAATATTGTCTTGTCAAAGTGAAACAGAAACAAGCAAAACTTTAAGTCCAGAAGAAACTCAAGGACAAGAATTATTAGACAAAACTATAAAAGCTCATGGCGGTTTAACCACTTGGAATAGTTTTGAGGGTTTGTCCTACAACTTAGCAAACAGCGGAAAAAACCTCTATCAAATCACACAATTACATGATAGACGCACTTATACCAAAGCCGACGACTTTGAGATTGGTTATGACGGTAAAGTAGCATGGTCATTACCAAATGCCGAAAAAGTACCTGGAAAGGCTGCGGCTTTTTATTATAACCTCGACTTTTATTTTGCTGCTATTCCTTTCGTTTTAAAAGACAAAGGCGTAAATGTTTTTTATGATGGGAAAGTGACAATTAATGAAAAAGAATACGAATCACTAAAAGTTACATTTGGCTCTGAAATTGGTTTAACGCCAGAAGACGTTTACTATTTATACATTGACCCTAATACTTCACTTTTAGAAATACTGACAT
This sequence is a window from Arcticibacterium luteifluviistationis. Protein-coding genes within it:
- a CDS encoding DUF6503 family protein; amino-acid sequence: MLTSIKTVLFSIFTIAILSCQSETETSKTLSPEETQGQELLDKTIKAHGGLTTWNSFEGLSYNLANSGKNLYQITQLHDRRTYTKADDFEIGYDGKVAWSLPNAEKVPGKAAAFYYNLDFYFAAIPFVLKDKGVNVFYDGKVTINEKEYESLKVTFGSEIGLTPEDVYYLYIDPNTSLLEILTYSVSFFDKENAGINSAKVYSDWQNVEGIMMPGSMRNFAWKDGVMGEENTNYKRVFSDYKFLESIPDNSVFEVPEGGVIENI
- a CDS encoding darcynin family protein, producing MKKTYTILILYRATDLWLSLTREERADVFEKELAPLLNKFSKTLNVRLFDSEAFHAETSDFIIVETSELNDYYYFIEHLRDTSLFGKPYIVLNDIIMGLENGFKDFEENEA
- a CDS encoding Crp/Fnr family transcriptional regulator translates to MHALESLFQFVNNISPISAKMKSAFENIFKQKYLKKGEIFIDAGVYAREMGFLKSGIIRAFYRTTDGKEYNKHFFQEPCFIGGYASFISGQPNQIIQEALTDCEIWVADYAKLTDLYDSHPDLERMSRKLAEYFFVQKEQREVEIVLLDADERYAIFQKQFANLEQQIPQYHIASYLGITPTQLSRIRRKR